GGGGACATGAATGAAGTTGCAGGCACTACAATGCTACCTTATCTTGACTTCTGATGACCATGTCAGGGGTTGACTTCTGaccaccaccaccatccccaATGGAACCATTAAGATGGGGAGATGAGTATGGAGGCTCTCCTCCAGTAATCTGGTCTGAGtgattttagattttttaaatgttgggTATATGGGGTACTTGAATGAATGTCCTTTCAATTTCCCCTAAAAGATGTGACAGAATGTAAGAGtgaatatttaatctatattatccTCCTTTTTCCTGGGGGTATTTCTCTTCCCTCAAAGCTAAGGGTAACTTTATGCTCAATAAACACCGTTTGACCCCATGTGCTGTTTCGTGCATGGGGCAAACCACATATCTGAATCCTTGCTGGGAGTGACTTGAGTATGAAAGAAAGGCAAGGACCCTAAGACAAGGATGTTTGCTTTGGGGAGAGGGTCAGACACTGGAATTAGaatttttggaatttaaaaaaaaaatccctttacaTTCTCTTGATTTAACCAATGAGAAAAATGGATCCCAGAGAGGTAAAGTTGACTTGCCAAGATCACATGGGGAATTAGTGGCAAGAGCTGAGACTAGGACCTTCAGGTTATATCCTATATAACTCTTGAAGTCACATTGCTTATTTTGCTCAGGTGATCTTTCTCTGATAGCTATATAAAATACACCTCACTTCTATGACCAATAACTTCTCTCAGGGTTTTATCTGTCTTATCCCTctcccactccccccccccccaagatagcTTTATATCCTGTCTCCTTCCTATAGCCCAGCCCAAATTTCCTCTCTGACCaacctttgttttttccttcttccctggtGCTCATTTATGCAGGGCTTTGATTTAGGAAGTGATTGCACATttgtcatcttatttgatccttacaacagccccAGGAGGTGGCTAGTACAtatattattacttccattttacaaatgaggaagcaggCTAAGGGGAAGGTCTATATGACCTTCCTCAAATCTGCTGCCTACAAGTTTATAGTCTTTTTATTCCCTGGTGCTGCTGCTTCCTTTTCAACACATAAGTCTTTTGTTCCTGCTTAGGATCCCAAACCATGACACCCTAGACATTCTTGCTGTCCAAAGTACTTTATTGAAAGGAGTGATGGAGATAATGATGGACTCAAATGCCTCTGTTGATCAAGGACATTTCTTCCATTTACTTGGCCTTGGGATTACGGAACTTCCGCCCAGCAAAGACAGCCTTGTCTCCAAGTGCTTCCTCAATCCTAAGGCAGGAATAAAACAGCAGTGAGAATGGCTACTCCTTGCTCTACTTCTGTCTCACTTTTCCCTTACACAGCCCTAAGCCCTCTAATCCCCTGCAGCACTGGGGTACCTCATGAGCTGATTGTATTTAGCCAGACGCTCAGAACGACAAGGAGCCCCAGTCTTGATCTAATGGAATGAAACATAGAAGGAAAGTCACAGACTCATGTGGAAATGTTCCACAATCCAGTGACTGGGGACAGATTGGCAAAGAGAAAATTCAAGAATGGATAAAACCTCCAGAAGATTTGGATAGATAGGCTTTGGTGGCCAGAAGGAGATGAGGGGATATGCAATTCCCTACCTGGCCAGTACAGAGTCCCACCACTAGATCGGCTATGAAGGTGTCTTCTGTTTCTCCAGACCTATGGCTGACCATCACTCCCCAGCCGTTAGTTTGTGCCAGTTTGCAACTAAAGAGAAAGGAATCCTGCCTCattacagtggaaagagcattggctctggagtcagaggacttgggttcaaactCTGCCTCTTGATACCTAATATCCTTACCCTGGGCAAGATCAATCTCccttgttttaaattttctcatctcaaaaaaataggaaattggactagatggtttgagatcctttctagctctagaacTGTGATCCAATGATCGCTTTGGTTTGAACCCAATTCATTCAtccagcatttttaaaatatgtagttGATTGAACTTAATTGGGGGAGAGAAGCAATGGGTAGCGAGTCACGTGTACATAAAACATATTTTGGGTTCTTGACAGGGGTGAAAGTAATGAGGAAATGATTGCTGATCTTATGGTAAAGAGTAGGAAGCAAAagtttttggatttttaaaaccTTGATTTTTCCCAGTAAAGCTTCTGGATAGAGGGAAATAatactaatattattatattagggatatatattattattatattagtagGGGAGAATAACTCATTAATGGATGAATTCCTAGAGCATAAGGGGATTCCCACCTCCCTCCAGTGTACACTGGGAACTCACGCCTGGATGGATTCAGTGACAGAGCCAATCTGGTTGACTTTCAGTAAGAGGCAGTTACAGGCTCGCTTCTCTACAGCTTGGGCAATGCGCTTAGGGTTGGTGACAGTGAGGTCGTCACCTACGATCTGGATATCAACTCCAGAAAGAAATGAAGTCCAGGTGGCCCAGTCATCCTGATCAAAGGGGTCTTCAATGGAAACCACTGtgtggagaatgaaggaaaagagagttagaaaaagaacagagaGGTGTTCTGATCAAGCAGAAAAAGTAGTGGATCTATGCGACATCCTAGGTTCAACTCATAGTTCTACCTCTGTGCATGAACAAGGGGGTAAGAACAATGGGTTTCAATTCAGAAGATCTGTATTGGGAACCCCATTTCTGTCTCTCAATATGGgagtaaccctgggcaaattattttaattttcttaagcttatttccttttctatagacAAAGAATATTGAATTAAATGAGGTCCCCTCTAATTCTCAATTTAATGATTTATGAGCCTGAGTTTTCTCACCTGAAAATGAGTGTTGGAAGAAAAGTTCTTTGTAAGCCTTAAATcactaaagatgtgaactattattattaggtGTATTATTGAGACCACTGGGATCAAAGAAAAGACAGtagagagaaaacaaattagGGAAGAAAAGAGGCAAGGGAATGGAGCTCCTGAGTTCcgtaaagggaaagggaagatggGGTCCTTGAGTCCCTCACCAGGATAGTTCTTGATGAAGCTCTTATATAGCTCCCCCAGCTTCTCCCCAGAGATATACCGGGCAGGATCATCAGGAGATTTGAAGTCAAGATCATATTTTCCATTTCGGTAGAACTCAGAGGCAGCAACATCCATGCCAATCACCACCTTGTCTGGGTAACCAGCTGCTTGGATGGCTGTTTTCAGTAACTCCAAGGCTGAGAGTAAaggggaaattaaaggaatagtATCCCAGTCTATCCTGTTTCTCCCCTGTTCCATTTATggatccattctttctttcccccctcttcaCCCTATTGACTGACCTTCATTGTTCTCCAAGATGTTGGGGGCAAACCCACCCTCGTCTCCTACATTTGTGGCATCTTTCCCGTACTTAGCCTTGATGACACCCTTTAGGTGATGGTAAACTTCAGCCCCAATACGCATTGCCTCTCTGAATGATGCAGCCCCCACGGGCAGGATCATGAACTCTTGCATAGCCAACTTGTTTCCAGCATGGGATCCTCCATTGATTACATTGAAGGCCTAGGGGAAATTAAGTGGATGGAGGTTCAGATCTGATCacagtgggagaaagggagggagataagGCTAAGGACTGTAGCATGAGGATAGACTTGAGCTATAGAGAGCAGACTGGACATTAGATTCAAAAGACTTCCCTAACAGGAATTTAATTCATTGATTCAGGAGGAAACTCTTTAAAACATGGCCCCTGTTCTCAAAAAGCAAACAGCCCCTTtgtacaaatgggaaaaaatttagCCAACTGGTTCTCTAGTTGGTTCTACCTTTACCACATATCTTAAGTGCATCCTAATACCACCATTATTTGTTCATCTACTTTCTCAGACCTTCACTTGCCTCTCAGCCCCATCTCCCTTCATCCGCCATTCCATTTTTTCGCAACTTCAAATTTAATAATATGCAGTTTTCTTGATGTAAGTGCACTCTTTACACAACTTCTAAAATCATCTGAagcaaaattctatttaaaaatctttaatggcTCACTATCCTATTTTATAGAACACAAACTCCTTATCTTTCACTTAAGGCTGTCTACCATTCGGCTTCAACATATTCCTAGCCTTTTTAAACATTAGTATTACAAAATGTGATGACCAAATGTCctgtgaaataatatttcttgtaGCTTTAGGCATATGATGATCCATTCTTTTAACTCCTTTGTTCAGTCTGCATTACAAAGATCCTCCTCTCCTGTTTTCTCTCCACTCCCATCTTATAATacattctttccatatttttaccTATTGAAAtcaggattataaatttagagctggaaggaaatcaATTTCCTCAGAAGGAAATTCTTGTACCTAGCTCAGGTACTACCTCTTCCAAgggtggatatatatatatacatattgacaCAGCTACTATTCTATGCTGGGaagggtgttttgttttgttttgttcccaTTATTACATTCTACCTTGTATTATTCCTATTTGTAGTTTATATGAGTTCTCCCTTATTATCCTCTAAAGTCACTGACAACAGGATTATGCTTCCTTGCATTTCTGTATCCTGAGTGCCTGGCACAATGCCTTGGACCtaagtaggagcttaataaatttgTTGATTTGAAGTTAGACTCCAACTGAGGTATGAGTGATCCAGACTGTACCAAAGACTTCAGGAAGTAGGATGAGACTTAAGGAAAGACTTTGAAGATGATTATCCTTGGAGACAGGACAGAGAGGTGAGCTACAAAGCACCACAGAGAAGGAGGCTATATTTTAGAAAATGGTTCCTGTGGTTAGTGAACTAAGTTCTAGACTTTCTGAAGATTTTTAATCCTTGAAAAGGGGGGAAACTGTCTTAAGGCCAAGTTGAAAGGAATGTGATCAGGTCCCAGGGTCAAGAAAAGCTAACCGGTACTGGTAGCACAAGTTCTGGGTTCCCAGCAAGGTCCGCGATGTGTCTGTAGAGGGGAACccccttctctgctgctcctgctTTACACACAGCCAGAGACACACCCAGGATTGCATTGGCCCCAAATTTAGCTGTAGAGAAATCAATGATGTGAGAGACTTCTTTActtgaaatgtaaattttctccccTCCAAACCCCTCTCCCATTGGGAATGGGGTTATTTTCTGTGGTTCCTTCCCCCTTAAAGTCCCCTTACTCACATTTGTTCTCTGTTCCATCAAGTTCAATCATGAATTTATCAACTTTTTCTTGATCCACAACACTTAATTTCTGGATGAAAGAAGAATATGAGACAAAAACCTAGTAAGATTGAAGGCCATGATTGAGCCATCCTTAGACAAGGACCCATGAGGCTCAGAAAGGGGAAAGTACCAGGAGTAGGGATGAGTAAGGACAGATTTGAGGGATTTCTGGCAGTCCTCTTGACACTTACCTTCTCCAGTAAAGCAGGGgctaaagttttattgatgtgttCCACAGCCTTAAGCACTCCTACAGAAAAAAAGCAGTTGGGGATCAATAAGGTTCTGATTTCTTAGATTAGAGACTTTTAAATTCAACACTGGAGTACTGGGTACTGTATTCTGCCCACTCTCCCACTTCTCCCCAAACAAATACATTCTCTTTAGAGTGATATTTGACCTTTCCCCAGGTATCTGCTTTTgtctccatctctcagctccagaGCTTCATAAATCCCAGTGGAGGCCCCACTGGGTACAGCAGCTCTGAATCGGCCTGAGGAATAAGAGGTAGAAATGAGTTAATACTACTCCCCTCTCAGAACCCTAGTGGAAAGAACCCTAGATTTCTAGTGCCCCAAAACAAAGCAAGAAGAAATGGGGACAAAGGGATAAATATACCTCATTCCTATGTCCTGGGGGCAGGAGAAGTGGTTAGCTGAGAAGTCCAGGGTTTGGGTGATGAGGGGACTCAGTTTAGTTCAAGTTTGGATTATACCAAGAAGGGGTAACAGGGATATGTATATTATAGAATTCAAGATGGGCTATGAAAGGAGaagtcaaaaatatttgtaattggAGATATATATGAAGATATTCAGGCTCCCTTCTCACCTTTGGCTGTGTGTAGATCCACCTCCACTGTGGGGTTCCCCCTGGAATCTAGGATTTCTCTTGCAAAAATCT
The Sminthopsis crassicaudata isolate SCR6 chromosome 4, ASM4859323v1, whole genome shotgun sequence genome window above contains:
- the ENO3 gene encoding beta-enolase isoform X1; amino-acid sequence: MASPLKKSAVMAMQKIFAREILDSRGNPTVEVDLHTAKGRFRAAVPSGASTGIYEALELRDGDKSRYLGKGVLKAVEHINKTLAPALLEKKLSVVDQEKVDKFMIELDGTENKSKFGANAILGVSLAVCKAGAAEKGVPLYRHIADLAGNPELVLPVPAFNVINGGSHAGNKLAMQEFMILPVGAASFREAMRIGAEVYHHLKGVIKAKYGKDATNVGDEGGFAPNILENNEALELLKTAIQAAGYPDKVVIGMDVAASEFYRNGKYDLDFKSPDDPARYISGEKLGELYKSFIKNYPVVSIEDPFDQDDWATWTSFLSGVDIQIVGDDLTVTNPKRIAQAVEKRACNCLLLKVNQIGSVTESIQACKLAQTNGWGVMVSHRSGETEDTFIADLVVGLCTGQIKTGAPCRSERLAKYNQLMRIEEALGDKAVFAGRKFRNPKAK
- the ENO3 gene encoding beta-enolase isoform X2, with product MAMQKIFAREILDSRGNPTVEVDLHTAKGRFRAAVPSGASTGIYEALELRDGDKSRYLGKGVLKAVEHINKTLAPALLEKKLSVVDQEKVDKFMIELDGTENKSKFGANAILGVSLAVCKAGAAEKGVPLYRHIADLAGNPELVLPVPAFNVINGGSHAGNKLAMQEFMILPVGAASFREAMRIGAEVYHHLKGVIKAKYGKDATNVGDEGGFAPNILENNEALELLKTAIQAAGYPDKVVIGMDVAASEFYRNGKYDLDFKSPDDPARYISGEKLGELYKSFIKNYPVVSIEDPFDQDDWATWTSFLSGVDIQIVGDDLTVTNPKRIAQAVEKRACNCLLLKVNQIGSVTESIQACKLAQTNGWGVMVSHRSGETEDTFIADLVVGLCTGQIKTGAPCRSERLAKYNQLMRIEEALGDKAVFAGRKFRNPKAK